One genomic segment of Streptomyces niveus includes these proteins:
- a CDS encoding DUF5133 domain-containing protein: MLLPDKARLAQLLRRYRIWEQLVLQEPHNSVRRRRLDDAAYTLCVLMGHRTAHEAIRAAESYLGRGHRGVRARRAAQARRATEISGAGEF, from the coding sequence ATGCTTCTGCCGGACAAGGCCCGGCTCGCCCAGCTTCTGCGCCGCTACCGGATCTGGGAGCAGCTGGTCCTCCAGGAGCCGCACAACTCGGTGCGCAGGCGACGGCTGGACGACGCCGCCTACACCCTGTGCGTGCTGATGGGACACCGCACCGCGCACGAGGCGATCCGTGCGGCGGAGTCGTATCTCGGCAGAGGCCATCGGGGTGTACGGGCGCGCAGAGCGGCCCAGGCGCGCAGGGCGACCGAAATCTCCGGGGCCGGCGAATTCTGA
- a CDS encoding PQQ-dependent sugar dehydrogenase → MALFVPPAVAREDGPIADPLPDPTLSEIGLVLDEFSTLPKSEPAPPPTDDRLKRWARINFVGEVPDDSGRLYVPDLNGKLHLLDETGTPTEYLDVGAAFGPDFWSHQGLGSGFGFVAFHPEFADNGKFYTVHTEARDALKKRPDLPSGGVTVVHSVITEWTADDPAAATFDGSRREVMRLGFQSTIHDIQEINFNPNARPGDEDYGLLYIAAGDGGAGWRSSVPQDLYVPQGKILRIDPSGHNGSGGKYGIPPSNPFTHRQYVLGEIYAYGFRDPHRFSWDSAGSGQMFVGNIGEHRVESVYDVRAGDNLGWSDREGPFEYRKEGNPTCGVYELPENDEQYGYTYPVAAFDHVPPPATPCADSGNALIGGFVYRGAEIPELRGKYVYGEGVGGRIFYSEVADMRRGGPLAEVHQFKVIDAAGAATSMAELAGDERVDLRFGTDRAGELYVLAKANGKIWKVTDAR, encoded by the coding sequence ATGGCGCTTTTCGTGCCACCGGCCGTGGCGCGGGAGGACGGGCCGATCGCCGATCCGCTGCCCGATCCGACACTCTCCGAAATTGGCCTGGTTCTTGACGAGTTCTCGACCCTCCCCAAGTCCGAACCGGCACCGCCACCGACCGACGACCGGCTGAAGCGCTGGGCCCGGATCAACTTCGTCGGTGAAGTCCCTGACGACTCCGGCCGGTTGTACGTCCCCGACCTCAACGGCAAGCTGCATCTGCTGGACGAGACGGGCACGCCCACCGAGTATCTGGACGTCGGCGCCGCCTTCGGCCCCGACTTCTGGTCCCACCAGGGGCTCGGCAGCGGCTTCGGATTCGTCGCGTTCCATCCGGAGTTCGCGGACAACGGCAAGTTCTACACCGTCCACACCGAGGCCAGGGACGCGCTCAAGAAGCGTCCCGACCTGCCCTCCGGCGGAGTCACCGTCGTCCACAGCGTGATCACGGAGTGGACGGCCGACGACCCGGCCGCCGCGACCTTCGACGGCTCGCGCCGCGAGGTGATGCGACTCGGCTTCCAGAGCACGATCCACGACATCCAGGAGATCAACTTCAACCCCAACGCCCGCCCCGGTGACGAGGATTACGGGCTGCTCTACATCGCGGCCGGCGACGGGGGAGCGGGCTGGCGCAGTTCCGTACCGCAGGATCTGTACGTACCGCAGGGCAAGATCCTGCGCATCGACCCGAGCGGCCACAACGGCTCCGGCGGCAAGTACGGCATCCCGCCGTCCAACCCCTTCACACACCGGCAGTACGTGCTGGGCGAGATCTACGCGTACGGCTTCCGGGACCCGCACCGCTTCAGCTGGGACTCCGCGGGCAGCGGACAGATGTTCGTCGGGAACATCGGGGAGCACCGCGTCGAGTCGGTCTACGACGTCAGGGCCGGTGACAACCTCGGCTGGAGCGACCGCGAAGGGCCCTTCGAGTACCGCAAGGAGGGGAACCCGACCTGTGGCGTCTACGAACTCCCCGAGAACGACGAGCAGTACGGCTACACCTATCCCGTCGCGGCCTTCGACCACGTGCCACCGCCGGCCACCCCGTGCGCCGACAGCGGCAACGCGCTGATCGGCGGCTTCGTCTACCGGGGCGCGGAGATACCGGAGTTGCGAGGCAAGTACGTCTACGGCGAGGGCGTCGGCGGCCGGATCTTCTACTCCGAGGTGGCGGACATGCGCCGGGGCGGGCCGCTCGCCGAGGTGCACCAGTTCAAGGTCATCGACGCGGCGGGGGCGGCGACCTCGATGGCGGAACTGGCGGGGGACGAGCGGGTCGACCTCCGGTTCGGCACCGACCGCGCGGGTGAGCTGTACGTGCTCGCCAAGGCCAACGGGAAGATCTGGAAGGTGACCGATGCGCGCTGA
- a CDS encoding phage holin family protein yields the protein MFKGRWRTAGRALVRVIVVWAVSTLTMLVLAGILPDFQLQGADDSLTRTALTAAWGAGAFGLLSALVWPFLVRALLLVPALVLGLLVFFLNGSLLLVALKSTPDGGGAANPENAIVVAAVMSAVASATSTALAVRDDNAYRRRLSRLAERRRRRSGEDSARRGYTASPGTLFLQLDGVGHQVLLDAVADGHMPTVAGWLGERPTHRLTPWRTDWSSQTGASQLGILHGSNHDVPAFRWYEKESGRIMVSNRPASAAELQRRAIEHTRDAGLLTLDGASRGNLFSGGADQLALVLSMAARRGRATRSRAGYFAYFTDPANAVRTAVSFVAEVCREIGQSTRARIRGDRPRVGRGGLYPFIRAFATVVERDVVVAAVIGDMLAGRAAVYADLVAYDEVAHHSGPHSRDATRVLERLDRSIALLAKVADHAPRSYRLVLLSDHGQSPGETFLGGYGLTLRDLVRAGCGLPVPRRAVRTKSGAEARDAARDAVRTALHRPVDESEEGDEKRSARGSDPIVLASGNLGLISFPDVPERMSREQIDERHPALLRTLANHPGIGFLLVRSEAGGSVVLGPAGAEIPVAKLDDTGLLATMGPGAADAVRRTDTFPHVADIMVNSMYDPATGRVHAFEEQIGSHGGLGGEQSNAFLLSPLTLPPPVPGGGELVGAEQVHTVLKRWLYDGLGPQVPLGLTPATGAVPQEETEPSPEGA from the coding sequence GTGTTCAAGGGGCGATGGCGGACGGCCGGCAGGGCCCTGGTGCGGGTGATCGTCGTATGGGCGGTCTCCACCCTGACCATGCTGGTGCTCGCCGGCATCCTGCCCGACTTCCAGCTCCAGGGCGCCGACGACAGCCTCACCAGGACCGCGCTCACAGCCGCCTGGGGAGCGGGCGCCTTCGGTCTCCTCAGCGCGCTCGTCTGGCCCTTCCTGGTCCGCGCCCTGCTGCTCGTCCCCGCCCTCGTGCTCGGCCTGCTGGTCTTCTTCCTCAACGGCTCCCTGCTGCTGGTCGCGCTCAAATCCACCCCCGACGGCGGGGGCGCCGCCAACCCCGAGAACGCGATCGTGGTCGCCGCCGTCATGTCCGCCGTCGCGTCGGCCACCTCCACCGCCCTCGCCGTACGCGACGACAACGCCTACCGCCGCAGGCTCTCGCGCCTCGCCGAACGCCGCCGGCGCCGCAGCGGCGAGGACAGCGCCCGCCGCGGCTACACGGCGTCGCCCGGCACGCTCTTCCTCCAACTCGACGGCGTCGGACACCAGGTGCTGCTCGACGCCGTCGCCGACGGCCACATGCCCACCGTCGCGGGCTGGCTCGGCGAGCGCCCCACCCACCGGCTCACCCCCTGGCGCACCGACTGGTCCAGCCAGACCGGCGCCAGCCAGCTCGGCATCCTCCACGGCAGCAACCACGATGTCCCCGCCTTCCGCTGGTACGAGAAGGAGAGCGGGCGGATCATGGTCAGCAACCGGCCCGCGAGCGCCGCCGAACTCCAGCGCCGGGCCATCGAACACACCCGCGACGCCGGGCTCCTGACCCTCGACGGCGCCAGCCGCGGCAACCTCTTCAGCGGCGGCGCCGACCAGCTCGCGCTCGTCCTGTCGATGGCAGCGCGGCGCGGCAGGGCCACCCGCTCACGGGCCGGCTACTTCGCGTACTTCACCGACCCGGCCAACGCCGTCCGTACGGCCGTCTCCTTCGTCGCCGAGGTCTGCCGCGAGATAGGCCAGTCGACCCGCGCGCGGATCCGCGGCGACCGGCCGAGGGTGGGACGGGGCGGGCTCTACCCGTTCATCCGGGCCTTCGCGACCGTCGTCGAACGGGACGTCGTGGTCGCCGCGGTGATAGGGGACATGCTGGCCGGCCGCGCCGCCGTCTACGCCGACCTCGTCGCGTACGACGAGGTCGCCCACCACTCGGGACCGCACAGCCGCGACGCCACCCGCGTCCTGGAGCGGCTGGACCGCTCGATCGCCCTGCTGGCCAAGGTCGCCGACCACGCGCCGCGCTCGTACCGGCTCGTGCTCCTCTCCGACCACGGCCAGAGCCCCGGCGAGACCTTCCTGGGCGGGTACGGGCTCACGCTCCGGGATCTCGTACGGGCCGGCTGCGGACTGCCCGTACCGCGCCGCGCGGTGCGCACCAAGAGCGGCGCCGAGGCGCGCGACGCCGCCCGTGACGCCGTACGGACAGCGCTCCACCGGCCCGTCGACGAGAGCGAGGAGGGCGACGAGAAGCGGTCGGCGCGGGGCTCCGACCCGATCGTGCTCGCCTCCGGGAACCTGGGGCTGATCTCCTTCCCCGACGTCCCGGAGCGGATGAGCCGTGAACAGATCGACGAACGTCACCCCGCGCTGCTGCGGACCCTCGCCAACCATCCGGGCATCGGTTTCCTCCTCGTACGGAGCGAGGCCGGCGGCTCCGTGGTGCTCGGCCCCGCCGGGGCGGAGATCCCGGTCGCCAAGCTGGACGACACGGGGCTGCTGGCCACGATGGGGCCGGGCGCCGCCGACGCGGTCCGGCGTACCGACACCTTCCCGCATGTCGCGGACATCATGGTCAACTCCATGTACGACCCGGCGACCGGCCGGGTGCACGCGTTCGAGGAGCAGATCGGCTCCCACGGAGGACTCGGCGGCGAGCAGTCGAACGCTTTCCTGCTGTCGCCCCTGACCCTGCCCCCGCCCGTGCCCGGCGGCGGCGAACTGGTGGGCGCGGAACAGGTGCACACGGTGCTGAAGCGCTGGCTGTACGACGGTCTGGGACCGCAGGTCCCCCTCGGTCTGACACCGGCCACGGGGGCCGTGCCGCAGGAGGAGACGGAGCCGAGCCCCGAGGGAGCCTGA
- a CDS encoding LamG-like jellyroll fold domain-containing protein → MRADTPGRSRPALALALTTTLLVTAFAPADAPADRAADRAGGGAAPRPVAAYDFEHPVPGDPARERDRGRSGTTLELVNGGAQSRVRDDERPGRVLRTRQVSPGTAGSDDWKAGVYGPQGVPTLGAFNGARETTVMGWFRMTADNPAPNSNTADPNDRYNAIGLAGILSGTSQGHDVRALLELITVNGEMKVVALGRRVDNGSSQTFAADADWREILPPDTWVSLAATFDFDTGTMALYRDGRPLPGRHVVAGDPWAVEGAPEPDVASPTDPRGIKIGGSYPQNTQEGNPCDCRMDDLMFFDRALTPAEIMSQYRRTRG, encoded by the coding sequence ATGCGCGCTGACACACCGGGGCGGAGCCGGCCGGCCCTCGCCCTCGCCCTCACCACGACGCTCCTGGTCACGGCGTTCGCCCCGGCGGACGCGCCCGCCGACCGGGCCGCCGACCGGGCCGGCGGCGGGGCCGCGCCGCGCCCGGTCGCCGCGTACGACTTCGAGCACCCCGTCCCCGGTGACCCGGCCCGCGAGCGGGACCGGGGCCGGTCCGGCACCACGCTCGAACTCGTCAACGGCGGCGCCCAGTCACGGGTCAGGGACGACGAGCGGCCCGGCCGGGTCCTGCGTACCCGACAGGTCTCGCCCGGGACCGCCGGTAGCGACGACTGGAAGGCGGGCGTGTACGGACCGCAGGGGGTGCCGACCCTGGGCGCCTTCAACGGCGCGCGGGAGACCACCGTCATGGGCTGGTTCAGGATGACGGCCGACAATCCCGCGCCGAACTCCAACACCGCCGACCCGAACGACCGTTACAACGCGATCGGCCTCGCCGGGATCCTCTCCGGCACCTCGCAGGGCCACGACGTACGCGCCCTGCTCGAACTCATCACGGTCAACGGCGAGATGAAGGTCGTCGCGCTCGGCCGCCGGGTGGACAACGGGAGTTCACAGACGTTCGCGGCCGACGCCGACTGGCGGGAGATCCTGCCGCCCGACACCTGGGTCTCACTCGCCGCGACGTTCGACTTCGACACGGGCACGATGGCGCTGTACCGCGACGGCCGCCCGCTGCCCGGTCGGCACGTCGTGGCCGGTGACCCGTGGGCGGTGGAAGGGGCACCGGAACCCGACGTCGCGTCGCCCACCGATCCGCGCGGCATCAAGATCGGCGGCAGCTATCCGCAGAACACCCAGGAGGGCAATCCCTGCGACTGCCGGATGGACGACCTGATGTTCTTCGACCGGGCGCTCACGCCCGCCGAGATCATGTCGCAGTACCGGCGCACGCGAGGATAA
- a CDS encoding MBL fold metallo-hydrolase has product MGNVITWWGHATCTVEDSGVRVLTDPLFARRLAHLRRRRGDVPPPEAAVADAVLVSHLHSDHLHLPSLAKLAPGTRLIVPHGALRAVPGLRRLDAVRRTDGLRITEVGAGDEVEIGPLWVRAVPAYHDGRRLPVGPQRSPALGYVITGERRTYFAGDTGLFDEMADVVGAVDVALLPVGGWGPHLGHGHLNADRAAEALTRLAPGAAVPVHYGTFWPIGLDGVRPHEFHSPGDEFVRLAARRAPGVAVHRLQHGESVRPGATL; this is encoded by the coding sequence TTGGGAAATGTCATCACCTGGTGGGGTCATGCCACGTGCACCGTCGAGGACTCAGGCGTCCGGGTGCTGACCGACCCCCTCTTCGCACGCCGACTGGCGCATCTGCGCCGCCGGCGCGGTGACGTGCCACCGCCGGAGGCCGCCGTGGCCGACGCCGTGCTGGTCTCGCATCTGCACTCCGACCATCTGCATCTGCCGTCGCTGGCGAAGCTCGCGCCGGGCACCCGGCTGATCGTGCCGCACGGCGCGCTGCGGGCGGTTCCCGGACTGCGGCGGCTGGACGCCGTCAGACGCACGGACGGTCTGCGGATCACCGAGGTCGGGGCGGGTGACGAGGTGGAGATCGGGCCGCTGTGGGTACGGGCGGTGCCCGCGTACCACGACGGGCGGCGGCTGCCGGTGGGGCCGCAGCGCTCCCCCGCGCTCGGCTATGTGATCACCGGTGAGCGCCGCACGTACTTCGCGGGCGACACCGGGCTCTTCGACGAGATGGCGGACGTCGTGGGGGCGGTCGATGTGGCGTTGCTGCCGGTGGGCGGCTGGGGGCCGCATCTGGGCCACGGGCATCTGAACGCCGACCGGGCGGCCGAGGCGCTGACCCGCCTCGCCCCCGGCGCGGCGGTGCCGGTGCACTACGGCACGTTCTGGCCGATCGGCCTCGACGGGGTCAGACCGCACGAATTCCATTCGCCGGGCGACGAGTTCGTCCGCCTCGCGGCCCGGCGCGCGCCCGGAGTCGCCGTGCACCGGCTTCAGCACGGCGAGAGTGTGCGGCCGGGAGCCACCCTGTGA
- a CDS encoding transketolase: MRSELLTELAQQLRVDSVRVADMAGSGHPTSSMSAADLAAVLLANHLTYDFDRPDHPGNDRLIFSKGHASPLLYSMYLAAGAVDESEFRTYRRQGSRLEGHPTPRLPWVDVATGSLGQGLPIGVGMALAGQRLGKVPYRVWVLCGDSEMAEGSIWEAAEHAGYQHLDSLTMILDVNRLGQRGPTRHEHDLGAYTRRLHAFGWHTIEVDGHDIDAIDAACNEARSTVGEPTAIIAATKKGRGVASVEDKEGKHGKPLPDAAAAIEELGGRRNLRVEVRKPDPAATDPRTEVGHLNLPRFDVGDEIATRDAYGQALTALGSARGDIVALDGEVGDSTRTEFFSKEHPERYFELYIAEQQLVAAAVGMQACGQIPYASTFAAFLTRAHDFLRMATVSRASISVVGSHAGVSIGQDGPSQMGLEDLAMFRALHGSTVLQPCDANQTTRLVAAMAELEGVCYLRTLRGKTPVLYGPDEQFPVGGSKVLRHSIDDRMTLVGTGITVHECLKAADLLAAEGITVRVVDMYSIKPADEVTLQAAAADTGCLITVEDHHPQGGLGDAVAEVFSDGRPSPRLVRLGVRNMPGSATPAEQLRGAGIDAESIAAAVKLLTGTAVVR; encoded by the coding sequence ATGCGTAGCGAACTACTGACAGAACTGGCGCAGCAGCTCAGGGTGGACTCGGTCCGGGTCGCCGACATGGCGGGTTCCGGCCATCCGACCTCGTCGATGTCCGCGGCCGACCTCGCCGCCGTACTGCTGGCCAATCACCTCACGTACGACTTCGACCGGCCCGACCACCCGGGGAACGACCGGCTGATCTTCTCCAAGGGTCACGCGTCGCCCCTGCTGTATTCCATGTATCTCGCGGCCGGTGCCGTCGACGAGTCGGAGTTCCGCACCTACCGCCGCCAGGGCAGCCGCCTCGAAGGCCACCCCACGCCCCGGCTCCCCTGGGTGGACGTGGCGACCGGCTCGCTCGGGCAGGGCCTGCCCATCGGCGTCGGCATGGCGCTCGCCGGGCAGCGGCTGGGCAAGGTCCCGTACCGGGTCTGGGTGCTCTGCGGTGACAGCGAGATGGCCGAGGGCTCGATCTGGGAGGCCGCCGAGCACGCCGGATACCAGCATCTCGACTCGCTCACGATGATCCTCGACGTGAACCGGCTCGGCCAGCGCGGCCCCACCCGCCACGAGCACGACCTCGGCGCGTACACCCGCAGGCTGCACGCCTTCGGCTGGCACACCATCGAGGTCGACGGCCATGACATCGACGCGATCGACGCGGCCTGCAACGAGGCCCGCTCGACCGTCGGGGAGCCGACGGCGATCATCGCCGCCACCAAGAAAGGCCGGGGGGTCGCCTCCGTCGAGGACAAGGAGGGCAAGCACGGCAAGCCCCTGCCCGACGCGGCGGCCGCCATCGAGGAGCTGGGCGGCCGGAGGAACCTGCGCGTCGAGGTGCGCAAGCCCGACCCGGCGGCCACCGACCCCCGTACCGAGGTCGGCCATCTGAACCTGCCGCGCTTCGACGTGGGCGACGAGATCGCCACCCGTGACGCGTACGGCCAGGCCCTGACCGCGCTCGGCTCCGCTCGCGGCGACATCGTGGCGCTCGACGGCGAGGTCGGTGACTCGACCCGTACCGAGTTCTTCTCGAAGGAGCATCCCGAGCGCTACTTCGAGCTCTACATCGCCGAGCAGCAGCTGGTGGCCGCCGCCGTAGGCATGCAGGCGTGCGGACAGATCCCGTACGCCTCCACCTTCGCGGCCTTCCTTACCCGCGCCCACGACTTCCTGCGGATGGCCACGGTCAGCCGGGCGTCGATCAGCGTCGTCGGCTCGCACGCCGGGGTCTCCATCGGCCAGGACGGGCCCTCCCAGATGGGTCTCGAAGACCTCGCCATGTTCCGTGCCCTGCACGGCAGTACGGTCCTGCAGCCGTGCGACGCCAACCAGACGACCCGGCTCGTCGCCGCGATGGCCGAACTGGAGGGCGTCTGCTATCTGCGCACGCTGCGCGGGAAGACACCGGTCCTCTACGGCCCCGACGAGCAGTTCCCGGTCGGCGGCAGCAAGGTGCTCCGCCACTCCATCGACGACCGGATGACGCTCGTCGGCACCGGGATCACCGTCCACGAGTGCCTCAAGGCGGCCGACCTGCTGGCCGCCGAGGGCATCACGGTGCGGGTCGTCGACATGTACTCGATCAAACCGGCCGACGAGGTCACCCTCCAGGCCGCCGCGGCCGACACCGGCTGTCTGATCACGGTGGAGGACCACCACCCGCAGGGCGGTCTCGGCGACGCCGTCGCGGAGGTCTTCTCCGACGGCAGGCCCTCGCCCCGGCTGGTGCGGCTCGGTGTACGGAACATGCCGGGCTCCGCCACCCCCGCCGAGCAGTTGCGCGGCGCGGGCATCGACGCCGAATCGATCGCCGCCGCCGTGAAGCTGCTGACCGGCACCGCCGTGGTGCGCTGA
- a CDS encoding type 1 glutamine amidotransferase domain-containing protein, translating into MRVAFLTAPEGIEQVELTEPWQTVVDAGGEPVLVSTRPGRVQAFNHLDKADTFPVDATVADSTVDGFDGLVLPGGVANPDALRTDKGAVAFVKGFFDAGKPVAAICHAPWTLVEADVVRGRTLTSWPSLRTDIRNAGGTWVDEQVHICADGPNTLVTSRRPDDLKAFDSVFIDVFDA; encoded by the coding sequence ATGCGCGTCGCGTTCCTGACGGCCCCCGAGGGCATCGAGCAGGTCGAGCTGACCGAGCCCTGGCAGACGGTCGTGGACGCCGGTGGTGAGCCCGTCCTCGTCTCGACCCGGCCGGGCCGGGTGCAGGCCTTCAACCACCTGGACAAGGCCGACACCTTCCCGGTGGACGCGACGGTGGCCGACAGCACGGTCGACGGCTTCGACGGACTCGTCCTGCCCGGCGGCGTGGCCAACCCGGACGCGCTGCGGACGGACAAGGGCGCGGTCGCCTTCGTGAAGGGGTTCTTCGACGCGGGCAAGCCGGTGGCGGCGATCTGCCACGCCCCCTGGACGCTGGTGGAGGCCGACGTGGTGCGCGGCAGGACCCTGACCTCCTGGCCGAGTCTGCGGACGGACATCCGTAACGCGGGCGGTACCTGGGTGGACGAGCAGGTCCATATCTGCGCCGACGGGCCGAACACGCTCGTCACCAGCCGCAGGCCCGACGATCTGAAGGCGTTCGACTCGGTCTTCATCGATGTCTTCGACGCCTGA
- a CDS encoding ferritin-like domain-containing protein, whose protein sequence is MAEFLTDIRTIRERARKEIGKGPVTDAYGADLGRVIQVLNEALATEIVCTLRYKRHYYTATGLYAEPVAAEFLEHAGEEQQHADRLAERIVQLGGEPDFNPDTLTERSHAEYDASLDLIKMIKEDLVAERVAIAAYTEIAQWLGDGDPTTRRIFEDLLAQEEEHADDLRGLLERLPASAKS, encoded by the coding sequence ATGGCCGAATTCCTCACCGACATCCGGACGATTCGCGAACGCGCGCGCAAGGAGATCGGGAAAGGCCCGGTGACGGACGCCTACGGGGCGGATCTCGGCCGCGTCATCCAGGTCCTGAACGAGGCGCTGGCCACCGAGATCGTCTGCACCCTGCGCTACAAGAGGCATTACTACACGGCGACGGGGCTGTACGCGGAGCCGGTCGCCGCGGAATTCCTGGAGCACGCGGGCGAGGAGCAGCAGCACGCCGACAGGCTGGCCGAGCGGATCGTACAGCTCGGTGGTGAGCCCGACTTCAACCCGGACACGCTGACCGAGCGCTCGCACGCGGAGTACGACGCGAGCCTCGACCTGATCAAGATGATCAAGGAGGACCTGGTAGCCGAGCGGGTCGCCATCGCCGCGTACACGGAGATCGCGCAGTGGCTCGGGGACGGCGACCCCACCACACGCCGGATCTTCGAGGATCTCCTCGCACAGGAGGAGGAGCACGCGGACGACCTGCGCGGGCTGCTGGAGCGACTGCCCGCGAGCGCCAAGTCCTGA
- a CDS encoding helix-turn-helix domain-containing protein has protein sequence MTSRASGTEVGPLLRGWREQRRISQLELALRADSSARHISFVETGRSRPSEAMVLRLSEHLDVPVRERNTLLLAAGYAPRFTETAMDDPSMAVVREGLERLLRGYEPYPALVVDGTYTLVAANRGLALLMEGVPEHLLVPPVNAMRAILHPEGAAPRIRNFRQWRLHLLHQMERQIALARSGELRALYEEVAAYPPPEGVDDGPEGAEDDGDAAAFALGTFALPLRIEHGGQVLTFLSSISTFNTPMDVTVAELAIETFLPADPATAKYLMSALG, from the coding sequence ATGACATCTCGCGCGTCGGGTACCGAGGTCGGTCCGCTCCTCAGGGGCTGGCGTGAACAGCGCCGGATCAGCCAGCTGGAGCTGGCCCTGCGCGCCGATTCGTCCGCACGTCACATCAGCTTCGTCGAGACGGGCAGGTCCCGGCCGAGCGAGGCGATGGTCCTGCGGCTCTCGGAGCATCTGGACGTACCGGTGCGGGAGCGCAACACCCTGCTGCTGGCGGCCGGTTACGCACCGCGGTTCACCGAGACCGCGATGGACGACCCGTCGATGGCGGTGGTGCGGGAGGGGCTGGAGCGACTGCTGCGGGGGTACGAGCCGTATCCGGCCCTCGTCGTGGACGGAACGTACACGCTGGTGGCGGCCAATCGGGGCCTCGCCCTGCTCATGGAGGGCGTGCCCGAGCATCTGCTGGTGCCGCCGGTGAACGCGATGCGGGCCATCCTGCATCCGGAGGGTGCCGCGCCGCGTATCCGCAATTTCCGGCAGTGGCGGCTGCATCTGCTGCACCAGATGGAGCGGCAGATCGCGCTGGCCCGCTCCGGGGAGCTGCGCGCGCTGTACGAGGAGGTCGCCGCGTATCCACCGCCCGAGGGAGTCGACGACGGGCCGGAGGGGGCCGAGGACGACGGGGACGCGGCGGCGTTCGCGCTGGGGACGTTCGCGCTGCCGCTGCGGATCGAGCACGGGGGGCAGGTGCTGACCTTCCTGTCGTCCATCTCGACGTTCAACACACCGATGGACGTGACGGTCGCCGAGCTGGCGATCGAGACGTTCCTGCCGGCCGATCCCGCGACGGCGAAGTACCTGATGTCGGCGCTGGGCTGA
- a CDS encoding LAETG motif-containing sortase-dependent surface protein: protein MTVFNRSWRRPGALVTVAAAGALGVGLFAGPAVAHTPAWAVTCSEVSVDLVNYTAGAENTVTLTVDGKDLLPTEKFGGEFHKKIELPEHTKELTLHLVVKDGSGNDGSLDDTKTAPVCEGTEPEPEPSTTPPDEPTPTPPAEEPKPEPSKTTAAAVPSSQPSPAGDDLAETGSSSTTPLIAGAAAVILVAGAGITWAARKRRTVGN, encoded by the coding sequence GTGACTGTATTCAACAGATCGTGGCGACGCCCCGGGGCGCTCGTGACGGTCGCGGCGGCGGGTGCGCTCGGCGTCGGCCTCTTCGCCGGCCCGGCGGTGGCGCACACCCCGGCCTGGGCCGTGACCTGCTCGGAGGTGAGCGTCGATCTCGTCAACTACACCGCCGGCGCCGAGAACACGGTGACCCTGACCGTCGACGGCAAGGACCTGCTGCCCACCGAGAAGTTCGGTGGCGAGTTCCACAAGAAGATCGAACTGCCCGAGCACACGAAGGAACTGACCCTCCACCTCGTGGTGAAGGACGGTTCGGGCAACGACGGTTCGCTCGACGACACCAAGACCGCGCCGGTCTGCGAAGGCACCGAGCCCGAGCCCGAGCCGTCGACGACGCCTCCGGACGAGCCCACGCCGACGCCGCCTGCGGAGGAGCCGAAGCCGGAGCCGAGCAAGACGACTGCCGCCGCCGTGCCGTCGTCGCAGCCGAGCCCCGCCGGTGACGACCTCGCCGAGACGGGTTCCTCCAGCACCACCCCGCTGATCGCGGGCGCCGCGGCCGTCATACTCGTCGCCGGTGCGGGCATCACGTGGGCCGCGCGCAAGCGCCGCACCGTGGGTAACTGA